In Fusobacterium perfoetens ATCC 29250, a genomic segment contains:
- the clpP gene encoding ATP-dependent Clp endopeptidase proteolytic subunit ClpP — MYNPIVIENTSYGERSYDIYSRLLKDRIIFLGTEINDNVANAIVAQLLFLEAEDPEKDIIMYINSPGGVVTSGMAIYDTMNYIKPDVQTVCIGQAASMGAFLLSAGAKGKRYALPNSRVMIHQPLGGAQGQATDIEIQAKEILKIKDKLSEILAKNCGKTKEEILKDTERDNFMTATEALEYGIIDKVFTSRD; from the coding sequence ATGTATAATCCAATAGTTATAGAAAATACAAGTTATGGAGAAAGATCTTATGATATATATTCAAGACTTCTAAAAGATAGAATAATATTTTTAGGAACAGAGATAAATGACAATGTAGCAAATGCTATTGTAGCTCAATTATTGTTTTTAGAAGCAGAAGACCCAGAAAAAGATATTATTATGTATATAAATAGTCCTGGTGGAGTGGTAACTTCAGGAATGGCAATATATGATACAATGAATTATATAAAACCTGATGTACAAACAGTATGTATAGGACAAGCAGCTAGTATGGGAGCTTTTCTTTTATCAGCAGGAGCTAAAGGAAAAAGATATGCTCTTCCAAATTCAAGAGTAATGATACATCAACCTTTAGGTGGAGCTCAAGGACAAGCTACAGATATAGAAATTCAAGCTAAAGAGATATTAAAAATAAAAGATAAATTAAGTGAAATCTTAGCTAAAAATTGTGGAAAAACAAAAGAAGAAATACTTAAAGATACTGAAAGAGATAATTTTATGACAGCTACTGAAGCTTTGGAGTATGGAATTATTGATAAAGTATTTACTAGTAGAGATTAG
- the tig gene encoding trigger factor, which produces MKYEIKKLEKSALEVTMTLTKEEYNPIEGAVLTKAQKDVEIPGFRKGHAPLEQIKAKYAKETEEQVCDEIIKKFFGEVIKNENLKPVSPLYNGSLKVEEEATLVVHVDVFPEFELGQYKGLEAEKVEFQMTDERLDTEIQNILKRKSTLTDYEAGHKAQMGDTVELSFEGFIDGVPFEGGKADTHMLELGSHSFIDTFEDQLVGYEVGQEGEVNVTFPEQYHAKELAGKPAVFKVKVKAIKFDKVPELNDEFAKTLGYESVEDMKAKTREDVEKRETENAKNQYRAALLKKVVEGTNFEVPRSLVYREVEGRLAELEQQLMAQGMDLKSYLSMTGMTHEAIFNQLAPMSESKVKMDIILDKIAETEKIEATEEEFNNKMEDIAKMYGMTAESLKEELVKNKNFENFEINVKNEIILNKAIDFIVANAK; this is translated from the coding sequence ATGAAATACGAAATTAAAAAACTTGAAAAATCTGCTTTAGAAGTTACAATGACTTTAACTAAAGAAGAGTACAATCCAATTGAAGGAGCTGTATTAACAAAAGCTCAAAAGGATGTTGAAATCCCAGGATTTAGAAAAGGACATGCTCCATTAGAGCAAATCAAAGCTAAATATGCTAAAGAAACTGAAGAGCAAGTTTGTGATGAAATCATAAAAAAATTCTTTGGTGAAGTTATAAAAAATGAAAACTTAAAACCTGTAAGCCCATTATACAATGGAAGTTTAAAAGTTGAAGAAGAAGCTACATTAGTAGTACATGTAGATGTATTCCCAGAATTTGAATTAGGACAATACAAAGGATTAGAAGCTGAAAAAGTTGAATTCCAAATGACTGATGAAAGATTAGATACTGAAATCCAAAACATCTTAAAAAGAAAATCAACTTTAACTGATTATGAAGCTGGACACAAAGCTCAAATGGGAGATACAGTAGAATTATCATTTGAAGGATTTATCGACGGAGTTCCATTTGAAGGTGGAAAAGCTGACACTCATATGTTAGAATTAGGAAGCCACTCTTTCATCGATACTTTTGAAGACCAATTAGTAGGATATGAAGTTGGACAAGAAGGAGAAGTTAATGTTACTTTCCCTGAACAATATCATGCTAAAGAATTAGCTGGAAAACCTGCTGTATTCAAAGTAAAAGTAAAAGCTATAAAATTTGATAAAGTTCCTGAATTAAATGATGAATTTGCTAAAACTTTAGGATATGAATCTGTTGAAGATATGAAAGCAAAAACAAGAGAAGATGTTGAAAAAAGAGAAACTGAAAATGCTAAAAATCAATACAGAGCAGCTTTATTAAAGAAAGTTGTAGAAGGAACAAACTTTGAAGTACCTAGATCTTTAGTTTATAGAGAAGTTGAAGGAAGATTAGCAGAATTAGAGCAACAATTAATGGCTCAAGGAATGGATTTAAAATCTTACTTATCAATGACAGGAATGACTCACGAAGCTATATTTAATCAATTAGCTCCAATGAGCGAAAGCAAAGTTAAAATGGATATAATCCTTGATAAAATAGCTGAAACTGAAAAAATCGAAGCTACTGAAGAAGAATTTAACAACAAAATGGAAGATATAGCTAAAATGTATGGTATGACAGCTGAATCATTAAAAGAAGAGTTAGTAAAAAATAAAAACTTTGAAAACTTTGAAATTAATGTAAAAAATGAAATTATCTTAAATAAAGCTATTGATTTCATCGTTGCTAATGCAAAATAA
- the recJ gene encoding single-stranded-DNA-specific exonuclease RecJ yields MMIWKLSEVSDSIIEEKSKEWKTSKILTKLLLNKKISEKNEVEKFIDSSMSLLRNPFDFEKMEEAVEKIIEKKNRNEKVYIYGDYDVDGISAASFLVRVFREVGIDTGYYIPSRMEETYGFDKKTADYMRKRDGRLVITVDTGANSIEDIRYAKSIGIDIIVTDHHKSVKDKFDEEYIMINPKLSENYKFKYLSGAGVALKLAQALLIKLGKSEDILYKYLDIVMIGTVADVVPMIDENRIIISNGLRILKNTKVKGLIYLLKYLKFQNKNITTTDVSYFISPLINSLGRIGVSKVGADFFIEEDEFKIYNIIEEMKKMNKIRRKLEKKIYDEAIEFLKQKSDYKNLKYIFLTSEEWHPGVIGVVSSRLSIKYRLPVILIATGNGVGKASCRSVAGINIFNIFTKIKEKLVRYGGHDLAAGFIARTEDLPEIEEMFSKEIEKIDKEKEEKIIEVDMKLSVTSIDEELIQDMKKLSPYGLENLQPLFLDENIKIKWIEKFGVEDRHFNGMLEKEGKEFSFIAFNLSNEIENIDLNKKVKIVYYPEKINIKGKDRYNIRVKSIKQI; encoded by the coding sequence ATGATGATATGGAAGTTAAGTGAAGTATCAGATTCTATCATAGAAGAAAAATCAAAAGAGTGGAAAACATCAAAAATTTTAACCAAACTTTTGTTAAATAAGAAAATTTCAGAAAAAAACGAAGTAGAAAAATTTATTGATTCAAGTATGTCACTACTTAGAAACCCATTTGATTTTGAAAAAATGGAAGAAGCTGTTGAAAAAATCATAGAAAAAAAGAATAGAAATGAAAAAGTATATATTTATGGAGATTATGATGTAGATGGAATAAGTGCAGCCTCTTTCCTAGTTAGAGTATTTAGAGAAGTAGGAATAGATACAGGTTATTATATTCCTAGTCGTATGGAAGAAACTTATGGTTTTGATAAAAAAACAGCTGATTATATGAGGAAAAGAGATGGAAGATTGGTTATTACTGTAGATACAGGAGCTAATTCCATTGAAGATATAAGATATGCTAAGAGTATTGGAATAGATATTATTGTTACAGACCATCATAAATCTGTAAAAGATAAGTTTGATGAAGAATATATAATGATAAATCCAAAACTAAGTGAAAATTATAAGTTTAAGTACCTTTCAGGAGCAGGAGTAGCTTTAAAATTAGCACAAGCTCTACTAATAAAATTAGGCAAATCAGAAGATATATTATATAAGTATTTAGATATAGTTATGATAGGGACAGTAGCTGATGTTGTCCCTATGATAGATGAAAATAGAATAATAATAAGTAATGGATTAAGAATTCTTAAAAATACCAAGGTAAAAGGGCTTATTTATCTTTTAAAATATCTTAAATTCCAAAATAAAAATATTACTACTACAGATGTAAGTTATTTTATATCACCACTTATAAATTCTTTAGGAAGAATAGGAGTGTCAAAAGTAGGTGCTGATTTCTTTATAGAAGAAGATGAATTTAAAATATATAATATCATTGAAGAAATGAAAAAGATGAATAAGATTAGAAGAAAATTAGAGAAAAAAATCTATGATGAAGCAATAGAGTTTTTAAAACAAAAATCTGATTATAAGAATTTAAAATATATCTTTTTAACTTCAGAAGAATGGCATCCAGGTGTAATTGGAGTAGTTTCATCAAGACTTTCGATAAAATATAGATTACCAGTTATTTTAATTGCTACAGGAAATGGAGTTGGAAAAGCTTCATGTAGAAGTGTAGCAGGAATAAATATTTTTAATATTTTTACAAAGATAAAGGAAAAATTAGTAAGATATGGTGGTCATGATTTAGCGGCGGGATTTATAGCTAGAACAGAAGATTTACCAGAAATAGAAGAGATGTTTTCAAAAGAGATTGAAAAGATAGATAAGGAGAAAGAGGAAAAAATTATAGAGGTGGATATGAAATTATCAGTAACTTCTATAGATGAAGAGTTAATTCAAGATATGAAAAAACTTTCCCCATATGGACTTGAAAATTTACAGCCTTTATTTTTAGATGAAAACATTAAAATAAAATGGATAGAAAAATTCGGTGTTGAAGATAGGCATTTTAATGGAATGTTAGAAAAAGAAGGAAAAGAATTTTCTTTTATAGCTTTCAATCTTTCTAATGAAATTGAAAATATAGATTTAAATAAAAAAGTAAAAATAGTTTATTATCCTGAAAAAATAAATATCAAAGGAAAAGATAGATATAATATCAGGGTTAAAAGTATAAAGCAAATATAA